In a genomic window of Salvelinus fontinalis isolate EN_2023a chromosome 7, ASM2944872v1, whole genome shotgun sequence:
- the LOC129859443 gene encoding cytochrome b5, which yields MEDKGENGQAVKYYRLSEIEEQNTFKSTWIIINFKVYDVTKFLEEHPGGEEVLREQAGGDATESFEDVGHSSDAKEMAANMVIGELHPDDRPKMVKPSESLATTIEETSSWWSNWLIPGLAAAGITVMYRMYTSVEQ from the exons ATGGAGGATAAAGGGGAGAACGGACAAGCTGTAAAATACTACCGACTGTCAGAAATCGAGGAACAGAATACGTTCAAGAGTACATGGATTATAATCAATTTTAAGGTCTACGATGTTACCAAATTTCTGGAAGAG cACCCGGGTGGAGAGGAGGTCTTGAGGGAACAGGCAGGTGGCGATGCCACGGAGAGCTTTGAAGACGTCGGGCACTCATCAGATGCCAAGGAGATGGCTGCCAACATGGTCATTGGAGAACTGCATCCA GATGATCGGCCAAAGATGGTCAAACCTTCA GAGTCACTTGCCACCACAATCGAGGAAACCTCAAG tTGGTGGTCAAACTGGTTGATCCCCGGTTTGGCTGCGGCAGGCATAACGGTTATGTACCGCATGTACACGTCCGTGGAGCAGTGA